The Anguilla anguilla isolate fAngAng1 chromosome 4, fAngAng1.pri, whole genome shotgun sequence genome has a window encoding:
- the nrros gene encoding transforming growth factor beta activator LRRC33, with translation MPLTGFFSLLFFHLWLMWNLLTPTSSQSLQRPCRLASQIAFCNNCQLSSVPRDLPGNVAELQLNNNSIRMLQRTHLSGYPALRILRCAGNLLHTIESDAFLSTSHIESLSLADNNLSEGYLQTAQALRTLTQLRTLDLSGNGLTEEKASFVLENLTLLEYLSLSRNVMLRLDKDIFRDLHQLRELNLERNMLFEIDDAFDHLQKLQRLNVAFNSLPCLVNFQLTQLLELNASHNAIEWFTSQQDMEEMFHLETLDLSDNKLYFFPFLPTHSHIRNLLLSNNRVNFYEHLTDTGTTNWNTTVDFFNLKDNASNVTVKLWDESLYGGISSMDLLDLTGNQVNYLPPGFLGKMQSLSRLKLGTNCLESLDLNSEEFPSSLYELDMSNNRLTTLQANQNTLHKLSNLTHLYLSLNDLQVLPPRLFSALPNITTVDLSYNRVRVCSFEENSTTPEFSDCAVWNNIMSLRQLYLAGCSLEHLPSAAFERTPITHLDLSNNPEILIRQDALGGLGKTLQYLNLGNTGLRDFDFTPFRHLKSLNISSNNIAQLPGSLVRLNLRLLDLRNNRLTTIPSQQANMIAERVQTLFLGGNPFNCCLLDWYRAFEAEDVINVKDWAEVTCHYFTPDAYRVELMHGQVCGSSFRDPSGIYIVFLLLVIGTSIIILKYKKGILFGKIKYCTHTHIRIQA, from the exons ATGCCCCTCACCGGCTTCTTCTCCCTGCTGTTTTTCCACCTATGGCTGATGTGGAACCTCTTGACTCCAACATCAAGTCAATCACTGCAGAGACCGTGCAGACTG GCTTCACAGATTGCCTTTTGCAACAATTGTCAGCTTTCGTCGGTGCCAAGAGACCTACCAGGCAACGTCGCAGAGCTTCAGCTAAACAACAACAGCATCAGAATGTTGCAGCGTACACATCTCTCCGGTTATCCTGCTCTCCGCATCCTGAGATGTGCAGGAAACCTACTGCACACTATCGAGTCAGATGCGTTCCTCAGCACAAGTCATATAGAGAGCCTCAGTTTGGCTGATAATAACCTTTCTGAAGGATACTTGCAGACTGCCCAGGCCTTGCGTACACTGACCCAGCTGAGGACCTTGGATCTTTCAGGGAATGGGCTTACAGAAGAAAAGGCTTCCTTTGTTCTGGAGAACTTGACCTTGCTAGAGTACTTGTCTCTCTCCAGGAATGTCATGCTGAGATTGGACAAGGACATTTTCCGTGACCTTCACCAGCTCAGGGAACTGAACCTGGAGAGGAATATGCTCTTTGAGATAGATGATGCTTTTGACCACTTGCAGAAACTCCAAAGACTCAATGTCGCCTTCAACAGCTTGCCCTGCCTGGTGAACTTTCAGCTTACTCAGTTGTTGGAACTGAATGCCAGTCACAATGCTATCGAGTGGTTCACCTCCCAGCAGGATATGGAGGAAATGTTCCACTTGGAGACTCTTGATCTCTCAGACAACAAGCTTTACTTCTTCCCTTTTCTGCCCACCCACAGCCACATTCGGAACTTGCTGCTGTCCAACAATAGGGTGAACTTTTATGAGCACCTCACAGACACTGGCACTACTAATTGGAACACCACGGTTGACTTTTTTAATCTAAAGGACAATGCAAGCAATGTGACAGTCAAACTGTGGGATGAGAGTCTTTATGGGGGCATCTCCTCTATGGACCTTCTGGACCTGACTGGGAACCAGGTAAACTACCTCCCTCCGGGATTCCTTGGTAAAATGCAATCTTTGTCAAGACTGAAATTGGGAACAAACTGTTTGGAATCCTTGGACCTGAATTCAGAGGAATTCCCAAGTTCTCTTTATGAGTTGGACATGAGCAATAACAGGCTAACTACTCTCCAAGCTAACCAAAACACATTGCATAAACTGAGCAACCTGACACATCTCTACCTAAGTCTTAATGACCTACAAGTACTCCCTCCCAGGTTGTTCTCTGCCCTGCCTAACATTACGACAGTGGATTTGAGTTATAACAGAGTACGAGTCTGCTCCTTCGAGGAGAACAGCACCACTCCTGAATTCTCTGACTGTGCAGTTTGGAACAACATTATGTCTCTGAGGCAGCTTTACCTGGCAGGGTGCAGCCTTGAACACCTGCCTTCCGCTGCCTTTGAGAGGACACCCATAACACACCTGGACCTCTCAAACAATCCAGAAATCCTCATACGGCAAGATGCATTGGGGGGTCTTGGCAAAACCTTGCAGTATTTAAACCTTGGAAACACAGGTCTTCGCGACTTTGACTTCACTCCATTCCGCCACTTAAAATCTTTAAACATTTCTAGTAATAACATTGCTCAGCTCCCAGGTTCTTTGGTGAGACTTAACCTTAGATTGCTTGACCTGAGGAACAACAGGCTGACCACCATCCCATCTCAGCAGGCTAACATGATTGCCGAAAGGGTTCAGACTCTCTTCCTTGGAGGAAACCCTTTCAACTGCTGCCTGTTGGACTGGTACAGAGCATTTGAGGCAGAAGATGTGATAAATGTCAAAGACTGGGCAGAAGTGACCTGCCATTATTTCACACCTGATGCATACAGAGTGGAACTTATGCATGGGCAGGTGTGTGGAAGCAGCTTTAGAGACCCCAGTGGGATATATATTGTATTTCTTCTCCTTGTGATTGGCACTTCCATAATTAtcttgaaatataaaaaaggcattttatttggtaaaattaaatattgcacacacacacacatacgcatacaagCATAA